A genome region from Pseudanabaena sp. Chao 1811 includes the following:
- the thiS gene encoding sulfur carrier protein ThiS, protein MITLQVNGDDRTCEPNLTMIELLKYLGLNPRLVAVEYNGEILHRQLWENTIIQNRDRLEIVTIVGGG, encoded by the coding sequence ATGATTACGTTGCAAGTAAATGGTGATGATCGCACATGTGAGCCAAATCTCACCATGATCGAATTGCTGAAATATTTAGGGCTAAATCCGCGCTTAGTAGCGGTGGAGTACAATGGCGAGATCTTACATCGTCAACTCTGGGAAAACACAATTATCCAAAACCGCGATCGCCTAGAAATCGTCACCATTGTTGGTGGTGGTTAA
- a CDS encoding HAD-IC family P-type ATPase, translated as MSQSTSANMPDLPAIATNTDIGLSEAEVADRKRRGDINVVVMRSSRTYKDIFQENVFTLFNVTFGVVLVLMTALGQFTDAIFSGFSVFMNILVGVAQEIQAKLTLDKLALLSVQKVKVRRDGETKEVPVGELVRDDLIELSPGDRAPVDGAVLISQNVEMDESLLTGESDPVAKQIGDIVLSGSFCLAGSCVFRAEKIGNESYAVKLSQSSRVYKRVFTPLQKKIDVLVEIFILVLIVAAFLHLASSLNSGRSIVDTVRYSSVIINSFVPAGLILSISVAFAIGAVEISKRRTLIQKINAVDSMNSVRILCTDKTGTLTQNKLVVKSIVPLGDTDEDSLRELIALYTNLMGTQNSSAKAMAAFTDKPRSPSQFVSEVPFSSSRKWGAITIDIGTTIMVGAPEILFTSPETQEQAKQYGRQGLRAIAVVSSEDSIDATDKNPALPNNRRDRGIVLLEDSLRPDVIDTIAELQNKNIRLKVISGDSVETVASIARQAGIAVPDDAVFTQKTLEEMDASTFSRSAAYGSVFGRITPDMKRRLISAMVKRGGYVGMVGDGVNDVPAFKEAQLAIAMNDGAQISKDVADIVLLDNNLSALPQAFTAGDEIKQKILSSALLYLTKNIMVILTISFAGFVQLPFPVEPRHMTVLTMAVVGLPTIWIAFGWLKPRRLENFLRDVLGYSSIAGIFGAIAMTTGYVFSYYISGWALLRTPNSTTMIDSDIFQDIAKGQAQCVSTIIGTIFCLLVFWTLTNVSIWKVQTFAKNSTATILGIVSVGLSILLMLLFPTFFQVEVPDQFGWAMIIFLPTASYYLLRMLQSSKLFRHLPRYLSQP; from the coding sequence ATGTCTCAATCTACATCAGCAAATATGCCAGACTTACCTGCGATCGCCACTAATACAGACATAGGGCTGAGTGAGGCTGAGGTCGCCGATAGAAAACGGCGTGGTGATATTAACGTCGTGGTCATGCGATCGAGCCGTACCTATAAGGACATCTTCCAAGAAAATGTTTTTACATTATTTAATGTTACCTTCGGAGTCGTTTTAGTCCTAATGACCGCGCTAGGACAGTTTACCGATGCGATCTTTTCAGGATTTTCGGTATTTATGAATATTCTGGTGGGGGTTGCCCAAGAAATTCAAGCCAAGCTGACGCTGGATAAACTCGCCTTGTTATCGGTGCAAAAGGTGAAGGTGCGGCGGGATGGCGAAACAAAGGAAGTCCCTGTTGGCGAGTTGGTGCGCGATGATTTGATTGAGTTAAGTCCAGGCGATCGCGCTCCTGTGGATGGGGCGGTACTGATTTCCCAAAATGTGGAAATGGATGAGTCATTACTCACAGGCGAATCTGATCCCGTTGCTAAACAAATTGGTGATATTGTTCTGTCTGGTTCTTTTTGTTTGGCAGGAAGTTGCGTATTTCGGGCGGAGAAGATTGGCAATGAAAGCTATGCAGTGAAGCTATCCCAGTCTTCAAGGGTCTATAAACGAGTATTTACCCCTTTACAGAAAAAGATTGATGTTTTAGTAGAAATCTTTATTCTTGTTCTAATTGTCGCTGCCTTTCTACACCTTGCCTCTAGCCTCAATTCGGGACGTTCGATTGTTGATACAGTTCGCTATTCCTCGGTTATTATTAATAGCTTTGTACCCGCGGGGCTAATTCTTTCGATTAGTGTTGCCTTTGCGATCGGCGCAGTGGAGATTAGTAAGCGACGCACCTTAATTCAAAAAATTAATGCCGTTGACTCGATGAATAGTGTGCGGATTCTCTGTACTGATAAAACGGGTACATTGACCCAAAACAAATTGGTGGTGAAGTCAATTGTGCCTTTAGGTGATACTGATGAAGATTCACTCAGAGAATTAATTGCGCTCTATACAAACTTAATGGGAACACAGAATAGTAGCGCTAAAGCGATGGCAGCATTTACGGATAAACCCCGATCACCATCACAGTTTGTGAGTGAAGTCCCTTTTAGTTCTAGTCGGAAATGGGGGGCGATCACTATTGATATCGGTACAACGATCATGGTTGGTGCGCCTGAAATTTTATTCACCAGTCCTGAGACTCAAGAACAAGCCAAGCAATATGGTAGACAGGGCTTGCGGGCGATCGCAGTAGTCAGCAGTGAAGATAGCATTGATGCGACTGATAAAAATCCTGCATTACCCAATAACAGACGCGATCGCGGTATCGTTCTGCTCGAAGACAGTCTGCGTCCCGATGTGATTGATACAATTGCCGAATTGCAAAACAAAAATATTCGGCTTAAAGTTATTTCAGGGGATAGCGTAGAAACGGTTGCCTCAATTGCGCGTCAAGCAGGAATTGCAGTTCCCGATGATGCTGTGTTTACGCAAAAGACCTTAGAGGAAATGGATGCGTCCACCTTTAGTCGTTCTGCCGCCTATGGCTCCGTATTTGGCAGAATTACCCCTGACATGAAACGTCGGCTCATTTCGGCAATGGTGAAGCGGGGTGGTTATGTGGGCATGGTTGGTGATGGGGTGAATGATGTACCTGCCTTTAAGGAAGCACAACTGGCAATCGCCATGAATGACGGTGCACAGATTAGCAAAGATGTCGCTGATATTGTCTTATTAGATAACAATCTCTCGGCCCTACCGCAAGCTTTCACCGCAGGCGATGAGATCAAACAAAAGATTCTCTCTTCTGCTTTGCTCTACCTCACCAAAAATATTATGGTGATTCTCACAATTTCCTTTGCGGGATTTGTGCAGCTTCCTTTTCCTGTAGAACCTCGCCATATGACAGTTTTGACGATGGCGGTAGTTGGTTTACCGACGATCTGGATTGCCTTTGGTTGGCTCAAACCTAGACGTTTAGAAAACTTCCTGCGGGATGTTCTTGGTTACAGTTCCATTGCAGGGATCTTTGGGGCGATCGCTATGACTACAGGTTATGTCTTTTCCTATTACATCAGTGGTTGGGCTTTACTGAGAACGCCCAATAGTACTACGATGATTGACTCAGATATATTTCAAGATATTGCCAAAGGTCAAGCCCAATGCGTTAGTACGATCATTGGCACAATTTTCTGTCTATTAGTATTTTGGACTTTAACTAATGTTTCGATATGGAAAGTCCAAACCTTTGCGAAAAATTCTACAGCCACAATTCTTGGTATTGTCTCGGTTGGTTTATCTATTCTATTGATGTTGCTATTTCCTACATTCTTTCAAGTGGAAGTTCCCGATCAATTTGGTTGGGCAATGATTATCTTTTTGCCAACTGCAAGTTATTACCTATTGAGAATGTTGCAATCAAGTAAGCTATTTCGTCATTTGCCACGCTATCTCAGCCAACCATAA
- a CDS encoding GGDEF domain-containing response regulator, which yields MDFRKLKYYRHNSLILVTSGDLKLLSEISRILTSEKYQYIVETSGEKAWDIILQKKPAIVLADWNIPDVSGLALCHRVKANIAHPELMTTYFILITEALNSQQRQIGLDTGVDEFLDNPIDYPEFKARIRTGMRVNALIKSLTWTNQRLLAQNDLLDTLALSDPLTNVLNERTFADIIPKIMRQFKGYGKYKGYGFLSILIIDIDGFEQITQAYGDKVGDETIKAIAGRLSHSCAAHSLIYRYGLDVFVCVTPHLEANNGLQLANDLLTSIRSHPISVSSGLLFPLTISIGGVVQYLGDQKIPTASSDEYEVSFNELVSLSQQSLEQAQKSGGNRVYIEEITK from the coding sequence TTGGATTTTCGCAAATTAAAATACTATCGTCATAATTCGTTAATTCTAGTCACTAGTGGAGATCTTAAACTCCTATCTGAGATCTCCAGAATTTTAACATCAGAAAAATATCAGTACATTGTAGAAACAAGTGGTGAAAAAGCTTGGGACATAATTTTACAAAAAAAGCCTGCGATCGTTCTTGCGGATTGGAATATCCCTGATGTTTCAGGATTAGCATTGTGTCATCGAGTCAAGGCAAATATTGCCCATCCTGAACTCATGACAACCTACTTCATCTTAATTACTGAAGCCTTAAACTCTCAACAGCGTCAAATAGGTCTAGATACAGGCGTAGATGAATTTCTAGATAATCCGATTGATTATCCTGAGTTCAAGGCAAGGATCCGCACAGGAATGCGTGTCAATGCACTGATCAAGTCTTTGACATGGACTAATCAAAGGCTGTTAGCTCAAAATGATTTGCTAGATACGCTTGCCTTATCCGATCCCTTAACGAATGTTCTCAATGAGCGCACTTTTGCGGACATAATTCCTAAAATAATGCGCCAATTCAAAGGCTATGGCAAATACAAAGGCTATGGCTTTCTGAGTATTTTGATTATTGATATTGATGGTTTTGAACAAATTACTCAAGCCTATGGTGACAAAGTTGGTGACGAAACAATTAAGGCGATCGCGGGGAGACTAAGCCATAGTTGTGCGGCGCATAGTTTGATTTATCGTTATGGCTTGGATGTGTTTGTGTGTGTTACCCCCCACCTTGAGGCTAACAATGGCTTGCAACTTGCTAATGATTTATTGACAAGTATTCGTAGTCATCCCATCTCAGTTTCTTCAGGATTGCTATTTCCTCTTACCATCAGCATTGGTGGCGTAGTGCAATATTTAGGAGATCAAAAGATCCCAACGGCTTCTAGTGATGAGTACGAGGTGAGTTTTAATGAACTTGTATCTCTATCGCAGCAATCGCTTGAGCAAGCCCAAAAATCTGGTGGTAATCGTGTCTATATCGAAGAAATCACTAAATAA